In Microbacterium sp. No. 7, the genomic window CTCGTCGACGACGAGGCACACGTGCACGGCATCCTTCTTCATCTGCTGCAGCAGCGCCTCGGCCTTCATCGACTCCGGCACGAACACGGCCGTGCGCGCGACGCGGCTCACCGGCACGTCGCGCCACTGCGTCTCGTCGCGGAACGCGAACTGCACGAGGTCCTTGAGGTACACGACGCCGACGATGTCGTCGGCCTCGGCGTCGGCGACCGGGATGCGCGAGACGCCGCGGTCGAGGAACAGGGCGAGCGTCTCCTGCGTCGTCGCGCCCGCCTCGACCGTCACCATGTCGGTGCGCGGCACCATGACGGCGCGCACGTAGGTGTCGGTGAACTCGAACACCGAGTGGATGAGCTCGCGGTCGTCCTCCTCGATGAGGTCGTGCGAGGCGGCCTCGTCGACCATGCTGAGCAGCTGCTCCTCCGACGCGAACGAGGTGCCGCGGGCGATGCCGGGCGTGAGCCGGTTGCCGAGGATCACGAGCAGGTGCGCGAAGGGGCCGAGCAGGATGCGCGCGCCGCGCACGATCGGCGCGGCGCCGCGCAGCAGGCCCTTGGCGTGCTGGCGGCCGACGCTGCGCGGGCTCGCGCCGACGAGCACGAACGTGACGGCGGTCATGATGACGGCGGCGGCGAGCATGGCCCACCAGATGTTGTGGAACAGCAGCGTGAACGCGACGGTCACGAGCACGGCGGCCGTCGTCTCGGCGAGGATCCTGATGAAGACGACCGCGTTCGCGTGCGCGTCGGGATCGGCGGCCACGCGTCCGAGCGCGCGGCGGTTGCGGCCCGAGAGCGCGAGGTCGGTGAGATCCTGTCGCGAGGTGACGCTCAGCGCGGCGTCGAGCGCCGCCATCAGCCCGCCCAGGGCGACGAGCAGCGCGGCCGCGACGAGCAGCAGGACGGGGGTCATGATCGCCGACGGTGCCGCTCGGCGGCGTGGAATCCGACGATCAGGTGGCGCTGCAGGCCGAACATCTCGCGCTCCTCGGCGGGCTCGGCGTGGTCGAAGCCGAGCAGGTGCAGGAGGCCGTGGGTCGTGAGCAGGATGAGCTCGTCGAGCGTCGTGTGGCCCGCCTGCTGCGCCTGGGTCTCCGCGACCTGCGGGCACAGCACGATGTCGCCGAGCAGCCCCGGCGGCGTGGGCTGCTCCTCGGTGCCGGGGCGCAGCTCGTCCATCGGGAAGCTCAGCACGTCGGTGGGGCCGGGCTCGTCCATCCACTGCACGTGCAGCGCCTCCATCGCGCCCTCGTCGACGAGCAGGATGGCGACGTCGGCGTCGGCGCTCACGTGCAGCTCGGCGAGGTTGTGCTCCGTGAGACGCAGGAGCACCGTCTCGTCGACGGCGACGCCCGACTCGTTGGTGATCTCGATGGTCATGAGCGTCCCCGTCCTCGCAGGTGGTCGCGCGGTCCGCGCGCGCGGTCGGCGGCGCGCCGCTCGACCCGGTTCGCGAACTCCGACGCCTCGTCGCGCTCGCGGCGGGCGGCGAGCCTTCGCTCGTCGTACTCCGTGTAGGCGTCGACGATGCGGCCCACCAGTGTGTGCCGCACGACGTCGTCGCTCGTCAGGAAGGCGAAGTGGATGTCGTCGATGTCCTTCAGCACGCGCGTCACGAGCCGCAGGCCCGAGGCGCCCTCGGGCAGGTCGATCTGCGTGATGTCGCCCGTGACCACCATGCGGGTGCCGAAGCCGAGCCGGGTCAGGAACATCTTCATCTGCTCGGGCGTCGTGTTCTGCGCCTCGTCGAGCACGACGAACGAGTTGTTCAGGGTACGCCCGCGCATGTACGCCAGGGGCGCGACCTCGATCGTGCCCGAGGCGATGAGCCGGGGCACGACCTCGGGGTCCATCATCTCGTTGAGCGCGTCGTAGAGCGGGCGGAGGTACGGGTCGATCTTGTCGGTGAGCGTGCCGGGCAGGAAGCCGAGCCGCTCCCCCGCCTCGATCGCGGGGCGGCTGAGGATGATGCGGTCGACCTCGCGGCGCTGCAGCGCCTGCACGGCCTTCGCCATCGCGAGGTAGGTCTTGCCGGTGCCCGCCGGGCCGATGCCGAAGACGATCGTGTTCTCGTCGATGGCATCCACGTAGGCCTTCTGGCCCGCCGTCTTGGGACGGATCGTCTTGCCGCGCGACGAGAGGATCGCCTCGCCGAGCAGCTCGGACGGCCGCGGTCCGCCGTCGACGCTGAGCAGGCGGCCGGATGCCGCGACGTCCGACACGTCGAGCCCCTGGCCGGCGCGGGCCAGGGCGATGAGCTCGTCGACGAGCGCGCGGGCGCGCGCGACGGCGCCGGGGGCTCCCGTCAGCGTGATCTCGTTGCCGCGCACGTGCACCTCGACGTCGGGGTGCTCGCGCTCGACGGCGCGGAGGAGGCGGTCCTGCGGTCCCAGCAGCTGGACCATGGCGACGCCGTCGGCGTAGATGCGCACCGACTCACGGTCACCGTTCGAATCGTCAGAAGCCAACGAGCTTGTTCTCCTCGATGTCGCCGAGCACGTGACCGTGCACATGGAAGACGGACTGGCCGGCGCTCGGCCCGTTGTTGAAGATCAGGCGGTACTCGCCGTTCGCGTGCTCGACGGCGATGCGCTTGGCGACCGCGACGACCTCGGCGAGCAGCGCGGGATCGCCCGCGGCCAGCTCGGTGACGTCGCGGTACTGCTCGGTCTTCGGGATCACCAGCACGTGCAGCGGGGCCTGCGGGTTGATGTCGCGGATCGCGAACACGTTCTCGGTCTCGATGAGGATCTCGCCGGGGATCTCGCCCTGCAGGATGCGCGTGAAGATCGAGGGTTCGCTCATGCCTCTAGTCTATGCGGCGGGCACGCCACGGCGTCGAGCGGGATCACCACCGTCCCAGGCGGGCGTTGACGAGCGCGAGGGCGGCGGGGCCGGCCGTCGACGTGCGGAGCACCGTGTCGCCCAGGCGCACGGGCTCGGCGCCCGCCGCCCCGAGCAGGGCGAGCTCCTCGGGCGCGATGCCGCCCTCGGGGCCGACGACCAGCACGATGTCGCGGTCGTCCGCGAGCTCGACCCGCGAGAGCGGAGCGGATGCCGTGGGCTCCAGCAGCAGCACGCGCGCGTCAGCGACGCGCGCCGCGAGGTCTCTCGTCGACGCGGGCGCGGTCACGACGGGCAGCCACGCGCGATGCGCCTGCTTCGCGGCCTCGCGCACGATCGTGCTCCACCGCGCGACGCCCTTGGCGGCCTTCGCGGCGTCCCATCGCGACACGCTGCGCGCGGCCTGCCACGGCACGACCTCGTCGACGCCGAGCTCGGTCGCCGCCTGCACCGCCAGCTCGTCGCGGTCGCCCTTCGCGAGCGCCTGCACGAGCACGAGCCGGGGCGCCGGACGCGGCACCGACGCGGCGTGCGTGATCCGCACGGACACCCGCTTCGGCGCGACGTCGTCGACCTCGCCCGTCAGCCAGGCGCCGGCGCCGTCGCCGACCGTCACGGTCTCGCCCGCGCGCACGCGCCGCACGACCGCCGCGTGGTGCGCCTCGGCGCCGGTCAGCACGACGCGGTCGCCCGGAGCGGCGCCGGCGAGCGCGCCGCTCGGCGCGGTCCCGGCGTCCTCCGCGAGCGAGGCGTCCGCGCGGTCGAGCGTCGCGTCCTCGGCGAGGAAGTGCAGTGCCATCGGCGGATCAGGCGCCGCGGAAGCGATCGCGCAGCTTCGAGAACAGCCCCTGCTGGAACTGCGCGACCCGCGGCTCGGGCGCCTTCATCCGGCCGGCCAGCTCCTCGACGAGCGCGCGCGACCGGCCGTCGAGACGCGTGGGCGTCACCACCTGGACGCCGACGCGCAGGTCGCCGCGGTGCGTGCCCCGCAGCGGCGTGATGCCGCGGCCCTTGATCGTGAGCACGTCGCCGCTCTGCACCCCGGCGCGGATCTCCAGCTCGACGGGGCCGTCGAGGGCCTCGATCGTCGTCGTGGTCCCGAGGATCGCG contains:
- a CDS encoding hemolysin family protein, translated to MTPVLLLVAAALLVALGGLMAALDAALSVTSRQDLTDLALSGRNRRALGRVAADPDAHANAVVFIRILAETTAAVLVTVAFTLLFHNIWWAMLAAAVIMTAVTFVLVGASPRSVGRQHAKGLLRGAAPIVRGARILLGPFAHLLVILGNRLTPGIARGTSFASEEQLLSMVDEAASHDLIEEDDRELIHSVFEFTDTYVRAVMVPRTDMVTVEAGATTQETLALFLDRGVSRIPVADAEADDIVGVVYLKDLVQFAFRDETQWRDVPVSRVARTAVFVPESMKAEALLQQMKKDAVHVCLVVDEYGGVSGLVTLEDLIEELVGDIADEYDSRPREIVDLGDGRYRVSARLALDEVGELFNIELEDEDVDSIGGLLGKVLGRVPLPGVTAEHGGLRLTGGTARGRGRGLETVFVEATDELKDLQAALEHAAPRTGEIGILP
- a CDS encoding PhoH family protein; translation: MVQLLGPQDRLLRAVEREHPDVEVHVRGNEITLTGAPGAVARARALVDELIALARAGQGLDVSDVAASGRLLSVDGGPRPSELLGEAILSSRGKTIRPKTAGQKAYVDAIDENTIVFGIGPAGTGKTYLAMAKAVQALQRREVDRIILSRPAIEAGERLGFLPGTLTDKIDPYLRPLYDALNEMMDPEVVPRLIASGTIEVAPLAYMRGRTLNNSFVVLDEAQNTTPEQMKMFLTRLGFGTRMVVTGDITQIDLPEGASGLRLVTRVLKDIDDIHFAFLTSDDVVRHTLVGRIVDAYTEYDERRLAARRERDEASEFANRVERRAADRARGPRDHLRGRGRS
- a CDS encoding 16S rRNA (uracil(1498)-N(3))-methyltransferase: MALHFLAEDATLDRADASLAEDAGTAPSGALAGAAPGDRVVLTGAEAHHAAVVRRVRAGETVTVGDGAGAWLTGEVDDVAPKRVSVRITHAASVPRPAPRLVLVQALAKGDRDELAVQAATELGVDEVVPWQAARSVSRWDAAKAAKGVARWSTIVREAAKQAHRAWLPVVTAPASTRDLAARVADARVLLLEPTASAPLSRVELADDRDIVLVVGPEGGIAPEELALLGAAGAEPVRLGDTVLRTSTAGPAALALVNARLGRW
- the ybeY gene encoding rRNA maturation RNase YbeY, whose protein sequence is MTIEITNESGVAVDETVLLRLTEHNLAELHVSADADVAILLVDEGAMEALHVQWMDEPGPTDVLSFPMDELRPGTEEQPTPPGLLGDIVLCPQVAETQAQQAGHTTLDELILLTTHGLLHLLGFDHAEPAEEREMFGLQRHLIVGFHAAERHRRRS
- a CDS encoding HIT domain-containing protein, translated to MSEPSIFTRILQGEIPGEILIETENVFAIRDINPQAPLHVLVIPKTEQYRDVTELAAGDPALLAEVVAVAKRIAVEHANGEYRLIFNNGPSAGQSVFHVHGHVLGDIEENKLVGF